Part of the Candidatus Poribacteria bacterium genome, GGGAAGATCTCCAAGACAACTTTATCAGCATCGTCTCCTAAAACTGAGCTAGCGTTTAAAATCTCCAGCCCCGCCAGCTTGCCATTGGGGCCGTAATTAGCTATCACATCCTCGCTTATCTCTCGCGCCTCAGCCTTCCCAGGGGGCAGAGGGCGAAACTCAACGTATAGAGCATCCACTTGGGCATCGTAAAACACCCTCATGTTACTCCCTCCTCGTTTATCCGCTTCCCCTTCTCTGTTCCAAGTCGCATCTCAGGCACCGTTTGGCCTCTTCACGGGCATCGCTCTCGCTCAAGGCCCTCTCAACCTCCTGGAATCCCCTTATTCGTTCCTTAACGGGGAGGCTCGATATGACATGTCTCCCCCTTTCTGAGGGTTCGATCTCCCTTTCAAGCTCTTCCGGAGGGATGAACTTCTTCCTGATCTCCAGCCGACCTTCCATCAGATCCTGTCCTCTGAGATATCTATCAATTGAGATAGCGGCCCTTTCCCCGGCGGCTATCGCCTCGATGACAGTCGCTGGGCCTGTAGCGACATCTCCTCCCGCGAAGACCCCTTGTATCTGTGTGGCCAGCGTGATCGGATCGACGTTCAACTCCCCTTCGATGAATGGAAGCTCAGCTCTTTGACCTATAGCGAGGATCACCTGATCGAGATCGATCCTGAATTCAGAGCCCTCAACGGGGATGGGTCGTCTACGTCCTGTCTCGTCATATTCGCCTAACTCCATTCTTATACACTCTAAGCCTTTAACCTTTTCGCCTCCCAGGATCCTTCGAGGCGAGGTGAGATACTCGATCCTCACCCCTTCCTTTTCTGCCTCTTCGATCTCGCTTTCAATGGCGGGCATCTCAGATCGGGTTCTGCGATAGAGAATCTGAACCTGTGAGGCGCCGAGTCTCACGGCTACTCTGGCGGCATCGATAGCCACATTTCCGCCGCCTATTACAGCGACCTTTTCGCCGAGTTTGACCTTTTCACCGAGATTCACCTTTTTGAGCAGTTCTAAGCCGCTCAAAACACCCTCGAGATCTTCACCCGGAATTCCGAGCCCTACGCTGCCTTGGGCGC contains:
- a CDS encoding DUF2283 domain-containing protein, which gives rise to MRVFYDAQVDALYVEFRPLPPGKAEAREISEDVIANYGPNGKLAGLEILNASSVLGDDADKVVLEIFPSLRAKREAV